The Helianthus annuus cultivar XRQ/B chromosome 15, HanXRQr2.0-SUNRISE, whole genome shotgun sequence genomic sequence TAAAGGCTAAAACAGATGGTCGTAACCACCCATTTATCATAATCAATAAAAAAATGGTTAAGAATAAAATGTGTGTCTCTAGTTAACTAACTTATTTCCATGTGCATAATTAATCCTAGCCCCCACAAAAACCAAAGACATAAGCCTACTTTATGAGCAAAGAGACAACAGATAGAAAAAGAGTGGAAGTAATTTTGGGCCAATTAGAAAACGACAAAATACAGGTGGATAGCCAGTACAAACTCACATGAAAAGGAAGCCCTGTTGATGACATTacagaaaaaaaatcaaaataatgCAGGCATCCTCTTCATTTTTAGCCATTTATGATCATGTGACTTGGTGCTTTTTTCTCAAATGCACAGTGGGGTTCCTTCCCCACTTGCCACTCACCTCTAAAGTTACACAATTTATTATCATGCTTCTTTGTATATTTTCTGGTTATTTCACATTTCAAGAGCTATAAACTCTTTGagcaaaatatatattttcttgtttactcAAATGGAGTTCTCCAAATACCTTGGAGTTGCTGATGATGAGTGTAGCAGTAGTGAATCAGGTTGGACCATGTACATTGTTTCTTCCATGCATGATGAAACAACCAATCATCATCAACATGATCATGTTCATGTTTATGATCATGATGACAACACTCATGGTGGTTATTATAAAATGCATCACAATGAAGATAGTGATGATTCCATGGTATCGGATGCATCTTCTGCTCCTAGTCGTCAGCGTGGAATCTCCAAAAAACGAAGCGGGTTGCGCCGCGAATCCAAACATGcattgaatcaaaagcaagagGAAAAAAAGTTGTATGATAGAAGGCAAAGAGCAGTAAAAGAAGAACACAAGACAAGAATTGATGCTAAGACAAAGAAGACTTAACTAGTTAGTGTGTTTGAAGTTTGATTTGTTTGTGAtttatctctttttttttttttttcttttttgaagaTTTAAGGAGCCTGATATAAGGGTTGATCAATCCATGCACATAGTTTTGTTGTTTCAGTTACTTCAGATTTATGATTTCATCATATTATGCATTTTGGCTACAAGAGAAATGAACACATTTAGGATAAAAGGAAACTGTTAACCAAGACACCTTGCACAACTAGTCATTTACTTGCAAATCCTTACATATTGATTCTCTTGTTTCTTTGATTTCCAGATGGATTTTACTATGAAAAGTCCACTCAAAGAATTTAGTGAAGGAATTTGGAAGGATAATCTTTTAAGAAAAGTCATAAATAATGttaaatttaacttttttttttcggCAAGGTAAGATGACAACAATGCTTATTAGTCCCCACAAATGACTTGCCAACTTTGTCAGCTTTTGCCTGCTATTTTCATTTATCATAACTTACAAATTACAATAGACAAAACCTGACAAAACCTTCAATAACATTTAAAATAGTATCTTTGAATACATTCAACCCAAAAAACTCCAAACAAAGTTAAACCTAATTAAACAATCATAAGTCATAACCTTTAACATGACTGTCTAAAGTAAAATGATGTCATTGATCCCAAATTAAGTGATAGCTACCTAAAACAAATAATACATTTTAATAATCCCAGCTATTAGTTAATCATTAGAAGACAAGAGTCCTAACTAGTAACTACATAAGAATTTACTGATGGTTCTATCTTTTAACCTATGATTTCTCAACGAGCCTTTTTCTAACTGAGGtataacttagttattttttggTGACGTGCATCTCTCATCACCACcacacctccaccaccatcagtcacccaccaccaccgccatcaaCCATCCCACCATCACAACCACCTTCAGCATGTTGGATTTATTAAACTCAGTTAtgtttattagttttattattattattcgaactTATAAGTAGAATTGCATATGATATGTATTAGGATTAGTTAATGATATGCTTATGTAATGATCGGTAGATAAGCGGGCAAACATTTCAAACAACTGTCATTGACAGTTACCCGCCAAATGGAACCGCCAAAAAAACTCATATGTATTTATTCAAGTTACCGGCAACAATGTCCGGCATCAAGACATTTCTTAATCT encodes the following:
- the LOC110909572 gene encoding protein SOB FIVE-LIKE 3-like — protein: MEFSKYLGVADDECSSSESGWTMYIVSSMHDETTNHHQHDHVHVYDHDDNTHGGYYKMHHNEDSDDSMVSDASSAPSRQRGISKKRSGLRRESKHALNQKQEEKKLYDRRQRAVKEEHKTRIDAKTKKT